TGAACGCGCCAAACCGGCGTGTTCATCACCATAGCAATGGGGGCTTGTAACACTTCCGGTTTGGAGACGTCGAGACGCAACAAATCGGTACGCGTCCAGATGCCTTCGATTTCACCGTTGTCCTCGACCAGGATGGAGCCGATGTTTTTCTGGCTCAAGAGACCAATCACCGATTTGATGCTCATATCCGGCGGACAGGTTTCCAGCCCATGATGCATAAAATGGGAAACGGTCAAGGATTCTTGCGACGTTGCAAAAAGCGGAATGTTACTTGGGTGTTTCATGACGAAAATTTTACACCAAGCGTCACGGGAAGACCACCGAAGTTAACGGAAAAGAAGACACCTTCTTGATGCGGGTCAAACAAGTATCGTCATTGGCGAACCAGACGCCGCAAATCGAAGTCGGTCTCGAAGTTGGAACGGTAAGGATTGATGTCGAGTCCGCCCCGTCGGACATAGCGCGCATAGACGGTCAATTTTTCCGGCTGACAGTGGCGCATCAAGTCGACGAAGACCCGTTCCACGCATTGTTCATGGAACTCGTTGTGTTCACGAAACGACACCAGGTATTTCAACAGGTTTTCGCGGTCGATTTGCGGCCCTTCATAACGGATGACGATGCTGCCCCAATCCGGCTGACCGGTCACCAGACAATTCGATTTGAGCAAATGGCTGTAGAGGGTTTCCGACACCGGTGTCGACGACACGGTCGTCAACAACTCCGGTCGAACCTGATAATCGCTCACCTCGATGTCCAAGTTGTCCAGGCACTCGCCCGGCGGGGCGCCGATTAAGGTTTGCGGCTCATCCAAACCGTACAATTCCACCTTGACCTCACCGCCGCAGGCCTGGGATAAATCGGTTATCCAGTGCTGTTTGACCGCCTCCGCCGAGGCAAAGCGGGTGCCGTTAAACGAATTCAAATACAACTTAAAGGATTTCGATTCAATCAAATACGGCGATGCCGCCGGAAAGAAAAACAGCGCCCAGCCGACTTGCGGCTTGCCCTGATCGTTCAACCAGGAAATCTCGAACCCGGTCCAGACATCCTGGCCGGAAAACGGTAGCGCATCCGGCGAAATGTCCAATTCGTCGCGTTTTTCCTGACGCGGTACCGGAAACAAAATGCTCGGATCGTACTGACGGCAATAAGGCGTGGCACGCCCCAGCAAACTTTGGTTGGCGGTGGATTCGGATTGCGGTGAAACGGGGTTTGTCATAAATCTCTCAAAAACTTCGATGGTGATTTTAGGTATTATACGAAAACGATTACAGAGAAACAGAAAGGTTCACCCGTGTTAACGACGTTGATTTATGGCATGTTGCTGACGGCTTTGGTTTTGGCCGCTCTTTGGTTGGGATTTCGATTCCTGCGCCGCTTTCCGGCGTTTGACAGTTTCAACAGCCGCACCGCGAACAAGCGCATGTTGCAATTGACGTTGATTCTGTATTTCAGCGGCGTGGTGCTGACCGTCTATTGGATGATGGACGCCAATTAACGACTACAATTTCGACAACCGCCGCTGCAATACAGCGCTTTGCTCCTGAAAGTCCGCCATTTTCGCCTCGTAAACCGCTTGAATCGCAGTCCAGTGCTCCGACCAGAGTTCCGATTGGGATAGCGTCTCTTTTAAGCGACTCTCCAAAATCATGAAGTCGTGCTCCCGCCCGAGCAAATCGCCCAGTTCATCCAGGCACTGAATGCGTTTGCGTTGCCCGCGCAATCCGAGCTGGCGCAGTATTTTCAACTGATAATAACCGTATTTAACCCATTTCCGCCAGGCGTGGCGTTGTTCGAGGTTATCCGGCTGGAACGCCTGTTTGCCCAGCGCGCGGCATCGGGTAAAGGTCATGGCCAAACCATCCTGCAAGGCGGTGTCGGATTGAAAGTCGAATTTCAGTTTTCGCCAGGCCTGACGTTCCTTTTTCAGAGCGTGAATCACTTTGTCCCATGGAATCGGTTCAGGTGGCGGCTCCGTCATCCAGGCTTTCAGCACCTCCATCAGACAGGCCTTTTCGGATTCGGGCGCTGACTCGACCAAATCCAGAAGCGTGTCCATCAGAACTTCACGGTCACGCATGGCGGATAACTGTTTGCCGGTCAGGCGCATGCGTTTTTTGGCGGCTTGAAAAGTGAGGCGCGGCACCGCGAATCGGACCAGTTGCCAATAGGCGCGGAGATGTTTGAGTAGGACACGCAGGGCATGCACCGATTCTTTGTCGTCACGGTGTTTGGATTGCGCCAACGCAAGGGCGTTTTCCAACAAGGAAAGAATTTCCTGTTGCAGTTGTGCCAGCCGCTCGGCATCGGACGCCTGACCGAAAAACGGCTCGGCCCAGTCCACCGCGGATTTTTTCATGTCTGACTCCAAACGCCACCCGAATGAAGCCATCTTAACCTAAGTCTATGACATGATTATGAAAGTTTCCCGACGGCGTGCCGCCCCGGCCATCCGAACAAAAAATCAGCGTCCGTCGTTTTCGCATTCAAGCGCACAGCCCAGTGCATCCATCGCTGCTTGAAAATCGGGCAAGGCTTGCTCGGGCAGTTGCACCTGCATCATGACCTGGCTGTGGTAATCCACCGACACCACCTCTCCATCCACCAAACCGAGCTGGTGGCGCACCGGTTGTTCCTGCGCGAAATCGCAGGAGACCCGGCACTCCGCTAAATCCACCTGTTCCACCACCGACAAGGTTTCCATCACCGCTTGCGCGGCTTGGCCGTAAGCGCGCGTCAGGCCGCCCGCGCCCAGCTTGATGCCGCCGAAATATCGCACCACCACAATCATGATGTCGCCGACGCCTTTGTGTTGCAACACATTCAGAATCGGTTTCCCGGCGGTGCCGGAAGGCTCGCCGTCATCACCCATACCGGCGTTGCTCGCGCATTGCGGGTTGCCCAGCAGATAGGCCCAACAGTGATGGCGGGCGTCCGGATACTGTACTTTCAATTCGTCCAACCACGCCATGCCCTCGGCCCGGTCTCGAATGCCTTTGGCATAGGCAATGAAGCGGCTTTTTTTGATTTCGATTTCGGCGCGGCTCAATTCCGCGGGGACAGGATACGACATGCTGGACTTCTCTTAGGACCCGGCTTTTCGGCCAGGCCTGGTCAGTTTTCGGTTTTCGTGGTGTCAGTGTGGTTTTCACCAATGCTGCGCATCACCCAAATCGGCTGGGCGGTGTAAATCACGTCCAACGACAAGTAATCGTAGGTTTGCTTCAGGTGATGATACAGACGGTCACGGTAAACATCCTGCTGACGGATATCGAACGGTGTTTCGTCGTCCAACTGAATATAGACTTGTACATACATCATCCGCCCGGCTTGCAGGTAACGGGTTTTCATATCGAGATACGCCACCGGTTCAAACACCTGCTCCACTTCCTGATTCAAAAAGCGCATCAGCTCGGCGTCGTCGGTGCGGCCGATGATCTGCAACCCGTTTTCCTTGAGGATTTTCAACGGAATCGGCAACATCAATAAAATCAGAATCAGTATGACCACCGGGTCGGTATAAGGCACCCACTCTTCATGACCGATGGCTTCCATCCAGATGGCCGCGCCGAACGACAAACCGACCGCGATACTGAGAATGCCGCCGGTCAACCAGCCCTGCAAATCGACATGAATCAACGACGATTGGGCGGTCTTATTCATGTGGTACAACACATACGCCAGCCCGAAGCCGAGCACCGAGGCGATGACGGAATAAAACACGGCGATATGAGCATCAATGTGGCGGCCGCCGTGGAAAA
The nucleotide sequence above comes from Hydrogenovibrio thermophilus. Encoded proteins:
- the queF gene encoding NADPH-dependent 7-cyano-7-deazaguanine reductase QueF (Catalyzes the NADPH-dependent reduction of 7-cyano-7-deazaguanine (preQ0) to 7-aminomethyl-7-deazaguanine (preQ1) in queuosine biosynthesis), whose product is MTNPVSPQSESTANQSLLGRATPYCRQYDPSILFPVPRQEKRDELDISPDALPFSGQDVWTGFEISWLNDQGKPQVGWALFFFPAASPYLIESKSFKLYLNSFNGTRFASAEAVKQHWITDLSQACGGEVKVELYGLDEPQTLIGAPPGECLDNLDIEVSDYQVRPELLTTVSSTPVSETLYSHLLKSNCLVTGQPDWGSIVIRYEGPQIDRENLLKYLVSFREHNEFHEQCVERVFVDLMRHCQPEKLTVYARYVRRGGLDINPYRSNFETDFDLRRLVRQ
- a CDS encoding CHAD domain-containing protein; the encoded protein is MKKSAVDWAEPFFGQASDAERLAQLQQEILSLLENALALAQSKHRDDKESVHALRVLLKHLRAYWQLVRFAVPRLTFQAAKKRMRLTGKQLSAMRDREVLMDTLLDLVESAPESEKACLMEVLKAWMTEPPPEPIPWDKVIHALKKERQAWRKLKFDFQSDTALQDGLAMTFTRCRALGKQAFQPDNLEQRHAWRKWVKYGYYQLKILRQLGLRGQRKRIQCLDELGDLLGREHDFMILESRLKETLSQSELWSEHWTAIQAVYEAKMADFQEQSAVLQRRLSKL
- a CDS encoding YigZ family protein, which produces MSYPVPAELSRAEIEIKKSRFIAYAKGIRDRAEGMAWLDELKVQYPDARHHCWAYLLGNPQCASNAGMGDDGEPSGTAGKPILNVLQHKGVGDIMIVVVRYFGGIKLGAGGLTRAYGQAAQAVMETLSVVEQVDLAECRVSCDFAQEQPVRHQLGLVDGEVVSVDYHSQVMMQVQLPEQALPDFQAAMDALGCALECENDGR
- a CDS encoding cation diffusion facilitator family transporter — its product is MSNRKIPLDHKIATEKRAIKLVMVGDILMAVLGLVFYYLTESQAILMDGVYPFIDLVAGLLTLRVVSLMAQQASQSQPFGYAIFEPVLNFIKGVLILLVILVAFYASVEAIFHGGRHIDAHIAVFYSVIASVLGFGLAYVLYHMNKTAQSSLIHVDLQGWLTGGILSIAVGLSFGAAIWMEAIGHEEWVPYTDPVVILILILLMLPIPLKILKENGLQIIGRTDDAELMRFLNQEVEQVFEPVAYLDMKTRYLQAGRMMYVQVYIQLDDETPFDIRQQDVYRDRLYHHLKQTYDYLSLDVIYTAQPIWVMRSIGENHTDTTKTEN